In Zingiber officinale cultivar Zhangliang chromosome 3A, Zo_v1.1, whole genome shotgun sequence, the DNA window aatgagcaaacaatcatggcaaggtttagcattaataagatacctagattacctatccaAGTATCCTAAAATCTATCTAAGTGTCAAaacctaacttgacatttctaattctcttgattaatttatgtcaattgaaattaagcatattcctcaagtgttggcatatttcatatttccacaagagtagcactttaaatcaAGGcctggattgccttaaatttctaagagaataccaaaatcccaacttggtatttctctaggtttttccaatttatgccattttaagataaaatcaaattttccaccattaggcacattttactctttcaaggagtaaataataattccattccattttcaaaggttaacaaaaaccttaaaAAAGCTCCttaagtgtcaatttcctcaaagttgggttaactatccttctaatcggagttgacactctctaacccatctatggggtagagaagatgctcctaggaacccaacacctattggtgctccttggatgctctaggtactcattagggataacttccctagatatcttcctagtgaccttgttgggcttcttagaagccttggtcacattttctaggtcaactctagggatagcctcccttgtgaccttgttagtgactttcttagacttcttagaagtcttagtcactttggttgcaaagatacttctagggatatcttcctttgtatccttgacttgacctctagacttagggtttgttccataactatatggaaccctgtgataactaggcacatcctttttagctttgggtttgtatcccaaacctctatggccattggatgacttttgtacccctaaacctaggttatgctcattttgccctaataggatattttccaatctttttagggtattttctaatttatcaagtcttgatctcaagacttaattttccctcactaagtccttagtatctgatttttcatttgatccatgagcatttttattcttgggcttgtatctattatccttagtgttcttgcccaaatgtctatctaccttcctaaccttaggttgggtagtcttggcatgtagggccacatgcttttccttaatgccctcatgctttctattcttatggtaaattgcattaaaatgataaaaattagaactatcatgctctttaccataacgtaaaggggtaggctcaataaatgttaccttcttctttaccttggaggcttccccttgactaatgccttcttgagccttgaccatcttcttccccttggggcattgacttcggtaatgccctttttgttgacacaagaagcacacaatgtgctccttgctcttctttgtccctgGGGTGGtatccttgggcttctccttaccctttgtgtcacttgacccttcttcttagccaagttgggacacttgctcttgtagtgcccactttccctacactcaaaacatattatatgacttttatttttaattgaaacatttataccttcttgtatagggatggcgcttgctcctccatttgatatttcttgaattttggaggtggcaccatcttcttcttcttcacttgacccggatgtggaggcctcttcttgctccgggttcattgatctacactccccctcaatcctagaggtggaggcttcatcatcttgtacatggaacaaggagtatgctccctccttgttctcttcattgcactcccttgaagatgaagcttctttttggacttcttcttcggaggttgagcatctcttaacctcggagtcctcctcttggttttgctccaaagagtcaccctctctggattcttcttgctcttgtacagtggaggggatttcttcatgaagcttggccaatttactccataattcatttgcatcttcaaattctccaattttgcaaaggatggtgcttgacaataaattgaccaaaagcttggtcactttgtcattggcctcgcacctttggacttgctcttggctccacttgctcctcttgagaactttgccctttaagtttgttggagtcttgaagccttccataagagcaaaccattgctctatctccatcataagaaaattttcgattcttgatttccaagaatcgaagctcgtggaagtgtatggtggagccaccctcgtgtcgagtCCGAGCCCAtttcggaattccattgtagaagttgagcttttgaatttcttcgactttgacaattttacttcaacttcttcaccctctagctcttcttgttatgcttgacccttccggcgatgattccggtgaagagcggcctcgctctgataccacttgttgggaccaaaagtagctagaggggggtgaatagctcatcgcgtgctaggtgcttgtcgttgcttgtttcttcaaagatgcgcatcggaaatacaagaaacaaaccacacaacgctaacaaggttggtttacttggtatccacctcacaagaggtaactagtccaaggatccacatctactcacgcactctccactaataaaaccctccttttcggtaactaccgaatgcggagaagccctacaagttcacactacaagaagaaggggaaaggatacaaaatacaagcacaaagcttacaatgagtacaagaaaaccctaaccctagctttcttcctcttgcaatagatccgcatcttgacttggaagaacctccaagaacttcaagaactggcgtggagagctctgtggagtcacTAGTGAAGATCTGAGCTCTGTCGTGGAAGCgataccgaaggaaatgaacgcctgcggcttaaatcgacgctaacggtcgaatcccgatcgattggaatgctcccaatcgatcggggaggctttggatcgatccacggatcgatccagagcgcctctgtgctatggaaaaacgcctggatcgatccacggatcgatccagcgcttatcacgtgaagcagcagcgtcccaatcgatccactgatcgatccagaggctttctgtgcgcggggactcaccggatcgatcgaccgatcgattgggcatgatccaatcgatcggctgatcgatccagatatgctggatcgatccagatctgctggatcaatcggctgatcaatccagatctgctggatcaatcggctgatcaatccagatcgtggtttttgcccaaaaccaagtccaaagccccccaaaccaacatctagtcaaccatgacttgttggtacataaaacctaacatccggtcacccttgaccagttaGGActctcttcaccaagtgtctgatcaatccctttgacccacttggacttttctcctcttgccaagtatccggtcaatccctttgacctacttggactttttttcctcgtgccaagtatccggtcaatccctttgacctacttgggctttcaccagatgtctggtcaaccttgacccatctggatttctcctgtccggcttcactcaccaggactttcccaattgcctagcttcactcactaggtctttcacctggcttcactcaccaggactttcccaattgcttagcttcactcactaggtctttcacctggcttcactcaccaggattttcccaattgcctagcttcactcactaggtctttcacctggcttcactcaccagaattttcctcctgcctagcttcacttactaggacttcgttctgcccggcttcactcaccaggacttcctcctgcctggcttcactcaccaggactttcacctagcttcactcactaggattttccttctgcctagcttcactcactaggactttcttctgcctggcttcactcaccaggactttcagtcaagtatccagtcaaccttgacctacttgactttccttcacaatcttaactggttAACTTTaaccaaacgggaattgtatcaacaatctccccaaatgaacaactgcccctgcattgtccatatcatctaaactcaatatattgtcaaacatcaaaactatgaccaagacttaagcttggtcaactcagtcaaccttgacctacgggatattgcaccaacatactgTTCATGGAGGGCGCTTTCgaaggcttggaaggcgccttccataggataAAATTTGACTTCGTTGATGATAAGGGGTGAATTATTCAGGATCAGATTTTACacattagaggcaccttcaaagctttggaaggcgccttccatgctcaataaaaAAGCACCTCGGCCAAGCCTTCTCACACACCTGATTTACGAGCTTCTATGTGTCTGTTTGACATTCTGATTGCTCCGGCTTTCTGCTGTTGATTCAAAGAAGTTGTTCTGCACTGAGCTATTTTTTCGAGTCATCTAATCATCTCTGGCAAACCGACAACAACACACGAGCGCACCCTAAAATTGTTGGTAACTTTTAACAATGTTGCAAATCTTCATACTACTGctttaaaagggaagtgtaggttgttacactgtccCTACCTTTGTATTCGATTACCTCTTCCGGTAGTTCTGGAAGAGgcattttagtggattatccatcaataggtccgcgagacctaggtcttggagtagaagttgtcgaaaactccgaactaagtaaaacacATCGAGtttttcttgtattcttttcAATTTAAACTTTCcgttatgattttatttttaattttaaaaaataactctaTTTTTCAAAACACAAGATTCACCCCACCCTCTCACGTCCTTATGGTCCAACAAGTTTCTCTACTATtactaaaatttaagataaatcatTCACTTTATTAAATTGAGACAATCATTTTTCACTATACATTATATTAGCTATCCTAAAATTTCCATTATCTTTAACTTTTATTATTTGCTTCTCTCTTTTtcacttattaaaattatttttttctctatcCCTATAATATCTACTTTTCATTACCCAATtcattctctttattttttctcattcccaaattaaataatattttaatatttaggaaataaattttattctctaaatttaaaaaaaatagaaatataaatttagagaatagatagggtagctgatgcaaAGAAAGAATAGATAGGGTAACTGATATAAAAAAATTTTTTACGTAAAATGtaagatttaaaatataaagTCGATATAGATGTTCTTACAAACCCAATTAATCTGGTAGATGGATGACCTTCTCCTAATTCACTCACTTGGTAAATCCAAATACGTAAATGACTCCTTATCCAATGGTCAACTTCCCAAATTTTTTATCTCACTTAACAAAAATATCTTAGGGTAATTAATTCATCTGTTGAATGCCTACGCCTTATTGCTGCACCATTCTCGAAGGGCTTTCCATGTACACATTGgcattgccctacaaaaatattGTTAGAGATCAATTTGGAAAAATCTATGATTTAGAAGAGTGGTCTCCAAagtcaaaagaaaataaataaataatttttttttaacatgttaGTTCATACCTATTATTTTTTGACTTTACAATCTACTCTATTTGAATTCGATTAAAGACAATACATATTTGATATAGCTAGCAAATATCTTACAATCAAGGAGTAATTATTTCTTGTATATATTATGTATTAATCTACTATAACTatacaatattaaattattaatctTTCACAAGTTATTCTATTTAATCTTCTGAGTGTTAATATCATATCACACCTACTTGATAAATCTTAGTTTATTCTAAAATGTTAAATTAGAAATTTGAAAATgacatttacaaaaaaaaaaaatactaatgtcAAAATTAATAAACCAATTACTATTAACCctattttaattaactattttttaaaaaaaaagtcaaagGCTTTAATTAATTTTGGTAGATATGACTTCCATGCCAAAAAAGTATATGTAATTATAGTAATAATAAATAGAaattcttatttaaaattaaaagtaagGACTGATTGCGATCAAATCATTCCTAAATTTGCATCTATCATTAAATTATATGAACGCAATTAAGCAAGCAATAATCACAATTAATGGTGAATTGAAATGATTTAACCGGTGGGACCGGTTTGAGTTTTGCACGGGCCGCCGTGGTCCGAGGTGACGCGATGAGATTTTCCATATGTTTTTAGAAGTTGATGAACTCTTACCTTAAAGTGTACCGGTATTACTAATGGACGTGAAAGGCGGACCACTGAGGGGACCGTATGTGTTTGTGGAGGGTGGCTCAAGTCGGGTATACGTGGCGGTGAATGTAAGAAGCGGCACGCGTAGAAGGTGCCCCGGGTAATCTTCTCCGCACGGAACAAAAGACGTGCTCACAGGACCCTGGCAGGATTGCGAACAAGGATTCGCTGCTTGGCGGAGATCAGGACAGAACATTTTCCACCAATGGACAACGGCCGAAGGCGGGTGGGTCCCGTCTGATCATCCGAACCGTGTCGTGGAAGATTGCGCGTCTGGCTTCGGCGCGCAAAAGTAAGCGAGAGTGGACACGAGTCACGCAGCGATTTCGGCAACGACGACGACGGAGCTGCTGCTCCCTATTTCTGctttgtcttcttctttctcACTTCGGCTCTTCCGCCGCGGACTCGGCTTCTCCTCCGCCGCCCGCCGGCCATTCTCTTCTCGGATTCTCCTTGCACCACCATTGTAGATAttctttcctcctcctcctctcttcccccTTCGACGGCAAAAGGAaccggtaaaaaaaaaaaaaaagtaagacaTGGAGGAGAGCGGCACCGAATTGACGCAACGCTCAAATCATTCCTCCGCCTCCTCCGCCTTCATGTCGTCGTCATCATCTGTGCCTCCTAGTTCATTGGATCGACCCAATTTCTCTCAGCCGTTCCACCACTTCGCTTTCAGCTTCAGTCCCGACGCCGTCGCCTCCGCCAAAAGGCCGGGCATTCCGCCGATCCCTCCCTCCCTGACTTCCTCCTCGACGGTGGCACTCCCATTTCACTCACGATCTCTTTTCCAGCCCTTTGGCTGTGATTCATTCCCCCACCTCACTATCCCTACGCCATCGCCGCCGCCTTTGTTAGTTGACCCCATGCTGGTCGACGACCGGACGCCTGCCTGTCGTACACCGGCGCCTGGTAGTGGTCTTCCCCACCTCCGCACGCACCGCCGCTCCCATAGTGGCGTACCCTTTGGCCTCCCCCTACCTTCGCCCCCGGCGCCCAGGCCTGTGCCCTGCCCTAAGTTAGTGGACAACGGCGTCACCGAGGTAGCCCTCACTGGCAACCGCTGCAAGTCCGAAGTGGCAGCGGTGGACGATTTGATCATCGCTTATATGGGCAGATTGGACAAGTTGAACTCCTCTGGAACGGAGGAGAGGCACGGGGATCTGGTAGACTGCAGCAGGATGAGCGGCACGAGGACGAGCGGGGCTGATAGCAGTGGGAATGAGGCGGAGAGTAGCATCAATGAGAGCGGTGGGGATAGGAAAGAAGGGAACAAGAGGAGCGCCTCAGGGGATCTGACGCCAATGAGTACGCGCCATCGAAGGAGTTTCTCCATGGACCATTCCACAGACAAGCTGCATTTTGGCGACGAGTCGTCAAAGTTTCCACCTTCGCCTGTGGGACAGCTCTCTCGTAGAGGCTCGATGGACAAGACAACGAATACATTCAGTTTGGAGTTCGGTAATGGCGAGTTTAACAGCATCGAGATGAAGAAGATTATGGCAGATGAGAAGCTTGCAGAGATGGCTTTAGCAGATCCTAAAAAAGTGAAGAGGTGATTCTCCATAGCTCAAAGGCCAAGTTTTCAACTTAACTATCGAAGCACATTTATTGGTTTTTGTTTTTACTAACATCTACGCTGTGGATTTTAGAATTTTGGCTAACCGCCTTTCAGCTTCTCGATCCAAGGAGCGGAAAATGCTCTATATTTCAGAATTGGAACATAAGGTGCAGACCTTGCAAAACGAGGCTACTGCATTATCGGCACAATTGACCATACAACAGGTGTGCTATCTAGTAATCTTTGATAAACATCTGTATATGTTCTAAGATGCTTGATGGATTGTAGTATCATCTTCTTGCAGAGGGACTCAGCTGGACTTGCAAGTCAAAACCATGAGTTGAAATTACGTCTACAAGCCATGGAGCAACAAGCACATCTGAAAAACGGTAATTTTATGTCAAACTATTTTGCTTCAACATGTTATATGCTTTGCGGGGAGAAAAAATCTTTCTAACAACATAGGACTAGAGGATCATGTAGTGGTTGAGATATCAGTTTGAAATTATGTCTCCCTTGAGAGTTTAACCCTATCATCAAGTTTGAACAAAGAAATTTACCAATAGTTCTCTCTGATGCACTTTTTGAGAGTGATTAACTAAATTATTCCATTGTCATGTGGGTGTGTGATCATCAAATGAATTGCTTCTATAAAACAATACATAGTATGGCTAACATATTTTTTTAGTTGCCGAGGCCTGTGTATTTTTCCATTATTAACATATTTAAGAAGTTGATATATAAAACCAAGGATGTTTGATCCCTATCTTACATcaatattttgtatttatttttcccATTGTTTTGTGATGCACGCCGGCACATGAGTATTGTTCTTGTTGTCTCTCATATTCTCATAATGGTTTAATATCAGCGCCCATTGTGTTCATCATCATCTCTCCCTCTTTATTGGTGAGTTTACTTGGGAGAGAAAATGATTCAATGATGGCCTTTTCTTGTGTTTTTTCTATCTATTATCTGATATCTGCTCCATGTTTTGACGAGGATAAGAACCTAAAAGTTGGGTGGTAGAGATATAAGTATACAAGTTCGTCGCCTATCATGtctaggggtgagcagtcaatccgccaaaccgaccaacccgcttataccgacccaaaccgaaccgaaaaaaatgatccgccggatatagggtcggatgtagggtcctaatattgcattatctgatctagtagggccggatagtgttttatcccaataaccgaactaacccgatccgatcacccctacttgtagcaactaatgttgataagctgttacacgttgtagtaactactgccgataagctgctacacgttgtaatagttatttccgattagctgctataacgtgtaatgagtaatgtctattattattttaaaaaattttattttttttgttatatttatatttatatttatattttatatttcattggatatagggtcggatatccaaataactgataacccgtcggatatctgaaacataagaaccgccggatatagagccggatgtaggtcccgattttgcattatctgatctagtaaggccggatagttttttaccccaataaccgaaccaacccgatccgtgatcacccctaATCATGTCTGTTCCATTTTTATGGGTAAAAATCCCAAAATTTCTTTGAAATGAGTTACCCTGCTTAATCATAGTGACAAGAATTATCCCTGCAGGCTATCGATGCTCACATACTTCTTGCCGTAGTTATAAAAAATTGATTAGAAGAGTTTGATTTTGGCAACTAATGACATGGCTCTGAACAAATTAGTTTCTAGATATCTTGAAATGATCTACATGGATTCTTTGTTTTAGCTGTTATGGTATAGGTTATAGTATATGTATAATATATGTATCTTTTCTCAATTGAAAACAGCCGTCTTGTAAGATTTTTGCATTCACTGTTTATATGAAAATTTATGTAACATGATTTGGGGGCTGTTCTTGTTTGTTACTCCATGCCATGAACTTGTTGAGAAAAGAAATGTGCATCCCTATTCTccttaaaaaataaatacatatcCTCTCAAaacatttctattttttttttccatttgttCTCAGTCAATTTATCTCTGTTAGATGCATAATTTAGTAGGTTGGATTTCCTACAGTTCATTTTCCAGTTAAATTCTAACTGTTCCACTAGCAGACACATGTGCATAGATGGTTGTTTTTATGGAAAGTATATGATTTACTTCAGAAACTTCATTATTttctaaaactcttctttctaaTTTTATTTCCTTTGTCTCACTCTTATGATTCATGGTATGATCAAGTTTCAATATTTTTGTAAaagttcttttctttttcctgttaTTTTCCTTTAAATTTGTTTCATCCATCCTTCTTAGATAGTAGTTCTCTAGAAGCTAACTTATGATTCAGTGTTTGAGATCTTGGTCAAAAAGTAATCCATTTGGGGGCAATCCATCTTCATTTTGGAGTCATCAATTGACTTTAGCAATTCGATTCTGTCCTCAAGTTAAGTTGTCTGTTTTTGACCGAAACTGACAAGCATAATGGCAAGTTGCAACTACAATATAAAGTGATAACATCAGTTTAAGGATCTTGCATTCTGACTTGTCTGGCTAATTTGTCCAAAGATGAATGATTAGGAAGAATTTCTTCGTAGGATGAACCAAAGTTTTCTCACTTTTTCAACCGTAGCAATATATGTCACCACAGCCTACCTTGTACCTGGGTTTTTGTAGTTATATCAAACTAGAAACTCCAACAATATTTTTTGCTTACCATTTAATTTCACAAGCTACTCCTTAAGCTGCATTTTGCCTAGATGTTCCAACTAAAATACTGAACTGAATCCTGGAATGTCAGCTAAACATCATGGAACCGAAGTTAATGTCTCGAGATGTCCCATACAGTGGTTTCCTTCTACCTCTTCTTTATTTCATGAATTTAAAAAGAAcactagcaaaaaaaaaaatgaattgggATATGCAGATGTGCTACTTTTGCTATTTCTAGCCTATCACTGTTAATTATTTGTTCAAAGTTCTCAAGTATGCTTAGATGATGTCTTAGATCATAATCATCCTATTTAGGGTCAGTTAATATTCAtgttaataagtttttttttaaatcttatttcttcttcttatgTTGCTGTCCAACTAATCCCTTCCTCAAAATGGCCATGTATCATCCAGCACTGAACGAGACACTGAGTGCTGAAGTCCAGCGTCTAAAACTCGCGACGGGAGAGATCAACGAAGCTCAGCTCTCAAAGAACATGTATCAACCAAGTCCTCAAATGTTCCAGTTGCATCAGTTGTGGTCCCAGCAGCAGCAAAATCCTCCACAAACTTCACAGGTTTCTCCATATGAACTTCCAATGCCACAACAAAATCAAACCAACGTTGCCGCCAAGCTTGAATCAAGCAAATGTTAGTGGCCTCCAACCGGTTTGACAAAGAAGAAGGTGCAATTTTAGGCTACTCGGTGTTCCAATATTTACAATATGCGAAAGCAAGACGATATGCTCATACCAGAGCTAATTTAAGAAAATCTTTAGAACAATTTGGCAAAGTGATTTTTTCTGTATTCTTTTGGATTCTTTCTATATAACAATTGTTtccctcatgatatgttatgctgtAGGTTTGCCACTCATAACATAATAATTATCCTGTTATGCTGTAGGTTTGTCAAATTTGTTTTCGGTTGGaatttttaactattttttttataatttttttatttttatcttaataTTTCATATTCTCATATTTATTGATATTGACataaaagtattttaatttttaaaatatctgaTTTGTTTCTTGGATCGGTTTTATTTTTGATACTCCTAATTCTACGAAAGAATTTCCCATTCAATATTATCATTACAAAGAGTTATTCCTTCAAACATTACCGATTTATTCAATGGAAATAATTACAAAAAATCTCAAtaaaaattctttattttttattttaaaaaaaaaaacaggctGAAAATCAGATTGAAACGGTAAAAAAAAATTGCCCGGTCGCCGTCGGACCGACCGGGCCAACCAACAACCGCCGCGGGAGCTGTTTCGCTCTTAAATAACCCCTTCGACCCCGCTTTTCTACTACGTCGTGTTTCTCGCTTGCGAATCATCGCCGTCGCCGTCGATTCGAATCTCGTCGCTCCTCTGAAGGTTTGATTCTGCGGTATCTTCTCGTTTGATCACTGCCATTTGCATCCAATCGAGTTATTTTTCGCGTTTCTTATGTTTGGCGTTCTGTTTTTCATGGCTAATCTTTAGCCTTTTCTGCCTTTACTCGGATAAGGTTTTTTCCCACCTGAAAAAATTGTTACATTAGCTTGTGTGTTTGTGGTTCATGCTGCTTTTATTTTACCAAAATATTAACTTTAGCATATATATAACTCTAATTTCATTCCTCAGGATATTCAAAGACTCGAGAATTTGTTTGCATCTAAGAACCATGGTACGTCATATTATAATACTTTCAGTGTTATGGAATACGAATTGTTCAAAGGTTATTTCATCTGTTAATTGTTGTTTTCTGCGTTAAATGATACTTCCTTATACTTTGTAAATTTAATAGTTCTTGGGTGCTGCTGAAAGATTATTTTGTGTTCATGGTAGATCAGTGCAT includes these proteins:
- the LOC122052586 gene encoding bZIP transcription factor 29-like; the protein is MEESGTELTQRSNHSSASSAFMSSSSSVPPSSLDRPNFSQPFHHFAFSFSPDAVASAKRPGIPPIPPSLTSSSTVALPFHSRSLFQPFGCDSFPHLTIPTPSPPPLLVDPMLVDDRTPACRTPAPGSGLPHLRTHRRSHSGVPFGLPLPSPPAPRPVPCPKLVDNGVTEVALTGNRCKSEVAAVDDLIIAYMGRLDKLNSSGTEERHGDLVDCSRMSGTRTSGADSSGNEAESSINESGGDRKEGNKRSASGDLTPMSTRHRRSFSMDHSTDKLHFGDESSKFPPSPVGQLSRRGSMDKTTNTFSLEFGNGEFNSIEMKKIMADEKLAEMALADPKKVKRILANRLSASRSKERKMLYISELEHKVQTLQNEATALSAQLTIQQRDSAGLASQNHELKLRLQAMEQQAHLKNALNETLSAEVQRLKLATGEINEAQLSKNMYQPSPQMFQLHQLWSQQQQNPPQTSQVSPYELPMPQQNQTNVAAKLESSKC